The segment tcactgtgacgtcactgtgATGTCACCTTGTTTCGGTCCTGCTCCATCCCGAAGTCAGAGCAGCGGTGCTCCACGAACATGTCCGACTCCACGAAGGAGTCGGGGTCCAGCAGGAGAGCCACCCTCTCCCTGGCGGTCAGCTTCCCCTGAACGCAACACAGGTGAGTGACGCATGACGTCACACGCATTCTTTGTTGATTACAGCGTTAGCTTAGCTCACGTAGCTAATTTTACCCGCTTATGTTGAGCCTCTATTCTCTCCTGCCCTCCGCCGGCTAGCGCCGCGCTGCGTTTCACGTCAATCCGCTCCTTGACGGACTGATGACCGAGCGAGTAGCCCCGGTTGTCCGGTAGCCGGTACGTCTGCGGTGCTGCGGCTGCGGTAGCGGCGAGTTTCACTCGCACCGACCCCTTGAAAGAAGTTCTCAACCCGTTTATCAGTCCGCTGCTGCAACGAGCCCCGACGGAGGCCGCCATCTTTCCCCCCTTGCGTCTCCTTCAGCTTCCAGAGGGCGGGAACTAAAGATTGAACCAATTGCAAACGTGCTAGTAACCGTCGGGACCAATAGGAAAGAAGCTTGTCTGGGGCGTGTctactactatttccggtaCTTCCGGTTTGTCCTGCGaggggtcgccgcagcaaaacaacgttctccacttcatctCTCCCCCAAGGAAGGTTTTAGAGAAGTTGCTAGGATCATTATCATCTTCTGCAccatgattttttattttttttttaccatgccTTTTGCATCAAAACCGACTGACCAAGCCTCAATAGTGAAAACAAAGATATGCTTTCTCCAGAGTTTGAATAACAATAAAGAGAGAGAACGAGGAAATGGTATTTGCAAGTTTAATTAAATTAGCCCAAAGAAAAAAGTAGTAACAAGAATCAACCTTATTGTTcagcaaagaacaaaaacacaacgcaCAGCTAGACTAGTCTCCCCAGTACCAACCACCAATATTACTGAGTGCTTTGTACTCCTTGTGCTTGTGCAGGTAATCACAAGTTACACATGCATGCTCAGTCGTAAATATGGTCATCCTTACTTTAAAGTACCTTTTCCACTCAAAGTACCTGAGGTACATTTCCTCACTGTTGTTCAGTAGCAGCAGGTGATCAGCCAGCTCCTTGGGCGAGGAGAAATCATCCACGTGGATGAAAGCGTCTCCCTGGATAAAGTTCTCGTAGTTCTGTCTGGGCGGGCCGAGAACCACTGGCACTGTCCCCATAGAGAGCGGGTTGTAAAACTTTTCAGAAATGTAGTCCTTGTGGATGGAGTTCTCAAAAGACAGGTAGAACTTGCAACTGGCTATGGTAGACAAGAAGTCATTTTTAGAAACGTATGCCTTGAAGGCGCGTCCGTATGCATGAATCTGGACGTGTTTGTGCAGCTCATTGTAGTATTTCACCCGCACGTGGTCCGAGTTCCAATTGCTGACAATCCAGCAGACCAGCTTGCTTTTGCTGGGTAGGACAAAATCCTCTTTGCCATCTGCTGCTTCTATTAACCCATAAGGCAGCACAATGTTGGAGTCCTGACGGTAATTGAGAGTCAGATTGAAGAGATTCTCGATTCGAGGTGTCCTGGGTGAGTTTGTGGGTGATTCCATGTTCATCCAAATCCATTTCTGGAAGGGCGGTCGGCGGAGCTTTGGCAGATTGGACACATCACCGCTGATGTCTCGATGGTGGATAATGACCCCATCCGCCTCGTCGTAGAAGTTCCTGTCTGCTGTGAGGGAACAGCCCTCAATGTTGAAGCGAGAGCTGCACCCACTCAGGTTGGTGCGCACCCCGAAAGGCCAGAACCACAGCAGCAATGTGATCACTTTCTCATTGCTCTTGTTGGAGAGGAAGATCTTGACTgcttctgctggttctgctaaATTCGCAGCACCAACATCCCGACTGGAGAGTGGATTGTAACGCGACAAAAACAAGCATACGAAGCATCCCAGTACGAAAGTCGCGAGCAGAGCGTGACGTAGCATCCTATGAGCAGTTTCAGATTGCATACGCTGACCTGGAAAAGGGCACatcaaagaaaagacaagatCCATGCTGATTGTCTAATAGTGGTGTGAAAGTGTAGCACATCAAAATAGTTGATTATTCCACCGAACATCAAAAGCTGTCAGCATCCTCTAAAGCAAACCTCAGCCATGCACCAAAAGGTAAATCAAGCTGCttaatacaaatataaacatgttAAAGCTATGTAACACAATTACAATTTATAAAGTTGTCTACTGCAATGGGACAATAGGACTTACCAGTGTCACCAGCTTCTTTCGTGCTTCCGCCTGCTTTCTGTGTTGGTCTCTCCACCGCTGGTGCTTTGCATGTTCCACCCATGCCCTGCCTTCACCCTCCATGTTATTTACGTGTTCATCAATGTCTGATTCAGGACTTTTCCTCAGCTGTTGTCACAGTGAAGGATCAAATCGGACCCCGATTACTGCTTCATGACATTTAAACAGAATACCGGGGGGCAGGATAAATTCTCACAGAGACGGCCCGGGTCAGGCTGAATAAAAGGGGTGCAGGTGAAGTATGCAGGACAAGTTTAATGTCTAGAAACATAGGGAagtaagaaagagaaaaataatataagtgggtgatgatgatgaatatatttattagatagaatgttagagtacaagtacagtcacacagtagcatgtattacagtacaaataacgtcaaacatcctgtctaagaggagcatttcaaaaaagcccttgcgggcttgtttccgttgaaagtccttcgtacataaatcatccacaaaaaacaatacaaataacaatacaaataaaaataaatccaatattaaattacgcaattgatgcaacgtaacattagaaagacaaaaataaaatgttattacaccgccagtgcaaactaacaattaatctaaaataaattacaccactgatgcgagatgacaataaataacttacatgaattacaataaattactaaagcaattaatacgtgcaacataggtggaaaaaaaaaaaaaaaggagggggggtttgacccggagagagtcgtgatgactatctccgtttctgtccccctgaaaggtgtatttttagggcctttttgaaggaggccaaagaggtgcatgttttgagggcgggagtcagaccgttccacccttgggtggccgtattgtagaaagatgatttacccatgttagtcctataggagggggtaatcaggttgttgtttgagctccctctagtgttgtggctgtgggtgtcactaaatctgtggaggtgttccgtcaggtatgcagggattgaggggactgagggcagagctgcattgactattttaaatgccaatcccattttgagttgtttaaccctgtcttctaccctgagccattttaggctagcaaaatgtccaggaagaaggtgggtcatgggccccagattgaggagtagccgaatcagtttgttttgggaggtttggagcctggttttcagggacattttgatgtttgaataccaggaggtgctagcatagtcaaagaggggctgaacgagggctgcagcaagcgtccggagagcacttttgttgacaaaagcagacattctgcccaaaaatcttgttctctgattgacttttttgatcaccttagttgccatactatcgccagacaggtatttgtcaagaacacagcccaaataggtaatctcttctttgctggagatgactgtattatcgactgtgaccttgaaatcattaacatttatctcacgcagagagtgtttagacccaaaaagaatcgattcggttttaccaagatgtagtgacagtttgttatcagtaagccaagtacggattctggtgagctcagagctgagagcctcctcaacctgcactttgtcctctcccgaaatcaggagtgctgagtcatcagcaaacaggaacaatttgcagttacaggcagcattcatgtcgttaatgtataggaggaacagtaacggtcctagaatgctgccttgaggaaccccgcagcttaccgggagggacgaggacaaggttccgtttatgtctaccatttgttctcgtccctcaaggtacgatttcatccagtttgttgatgtgctatcaaaaccaatcgcccctagtttattcaataggattgaatggttgaccgtgtcaaaggccttctggaggtccagcataaccatgccgcaatacttgcccgagtctacttcacgcttaatgtagtcggtcagatatatgaggcacgtgtcagtggagtgggatgttctgaagcctgattggaattcaaagagcaggctatgctcggcgaggtagcggttgatttgctcctggattattctctccataacctttgagatggaacaaaggatggaaacagggcggtagttgccaggttctaatttgtttccttttttatacagagggataacccgcgccgtcttgaattcctgtgggacgtggcactgattgatggataaatttatcagatgggttaccacgggggcgatagaggcagctgcgtctctgaggaaccgggtgggtatgttgtcaaggcctgtggccttgttaggttgaagggcaattagttgttttagcacatcaacggtatttacaggtgtgaaagagaaagtgtcctttttagcacctagcttctcatagtgagtttggatgtggtcagaaccgtacagacctgaatgcgggggtagtttgctgaccaacagggtggcaatagtggtgaaaaagctgttaaaacaatttgctaccaccaacctgtcggtctggagcgaaccacttgagttaatgcagatattactggtttttgtttggagtctgttgctgcagcctaattgttttagggcctcccacagtttttgtgggttgcttttgtttgcctcaatgttctcatttaagaaattctttttggcattttttatcattttgttaacctcattgcgtagttttctgcttttttcaagtagttcctcgttgttggtttttctgtactcagagtaacatttgtttctgagcttgatggcattcaatatttcccccttcatccaaggttctgtacgggctctgacccgaacagctgttatgggtgctatcttatcgattacggacagaaatgcagatttaaaggaagaccaggtcccctcgacagaggcggagtttaaagtttcagaccaatcagtttcctccagcgctgttgttagagcttctggggagtaatgcttcatggttctgcagtttattgtggtatggcaatgggctgc is part of the Brachionichthys hirsutus isolate HB-005 chromosome 18, CSIRO-AGI_Bhir_v1, whole genome shotgun sequence genome and harbors:
- the LOC137907413 gene encoding 4-galactosyl-N-acetylglucosaminide 3-alpha-L-fucosyltransferase 9-like, with amino-acid sequence MQSETAHRMLRHALLATFVLGCFVCLFLSRYNPLSSRDVGAANLAEPAEAVKIFLSNKSNEKVITLLLWFWPFGVRTNLSGCSSRFNIEGCSLTADRNFYDEADGVIIHHRDISGDVSNLPKLRRPPFQKWIWMNMESPTNSPRTPRIENLFNLTLNYRQDSNIVLPYGLIEAADGKEDFVLPSKSKLVCWIVSNWNSDHVRVKYYNELHKHVQIHAYGRAFKAYVSKNDFLSTIASCKFYLSFENSIHKDYISEKFYNPLSMGTVPVVLGPPRQNYENFIQGDAFIHVDDFSSPKELADHLLLLNNSEEMYLRYFEWKRYFKVRMTIFTTEHACVTCDYLHKHKEYKALSNIGGWYWGD